A single genomic interval of Cellvibrio sp. PSBB023 harbors:
- a CDS encoding Bax inhibitor-1/YccA family protein, protein MQEVYSTQTNQSVSQIESSKVLRNTYMLLGMTLAFSTVAAAISMASGIGYGAGLVMSLIAMALIWFVLPRTANSSTGLLVVFAFTGLIGAGLGPILNKYLSMTNGSSIIMQALGGTAVVFIGLSAYVLTTRKNFNFLGGFVAVGVMLMLAVMLFLFGASFFGYQFSGLHLAFSAGIVLLMSALILYQTSEIIHGGETNYIMATTSLYLSIVNLFTSLLHLLGVSSND, encoded by the coding sequence ATGCAAGAAGTCTATAGCACACAAACAAATCAATCGGTAAGCCAAATAGAGTCAAGCAAAGTATTGCGCAATACTTATATGCTACTGGGCATGACGCTGGCATTTAGTACTGTTGCTGCCGCCATATCAATGGCATCAGGAATTGGATATGGCGCAGGGCTTGTTATGAGCCTTATAGCAATGGCATTAATATGGTTTGTACTGCCGAGAACAGCAAACTCATCCACTGGTCTTCTTGTTGTTTTTGCCTTTACCGGACTCATTGGCGCAGGTTTAGGGCCAATCTTAAACAAATACCTCAGCATGACCAATGGCTCATCAATCATTATGCAGGCCCTTGGCGGCACAGCAGTTGTTTTTATAGGTCTCTCAGCCTACGTTTTGACCACACGCAAAAACTTTAATTTCCTGGGAGGGTTTGTTGCTGTTGGTGTAATGCTAATGCTGGCCGTTATGTTATTCCTGTTTGGAGCTTCGTTTTTTGGCTACCAATTTTCGGGGTTACACCTTGCCTTCTCTGCTGGTATTGTATTGCTCATGTCTGCACTTATCCTTTACCAAACCAGCGAAATCATCCATGGTGGAGAGACCAACTACATTATGGCGACCACCAGTTTATATTTATCAATAGTTAATCTGTTTACCAGCTTGCTGCATCTTCTCGGCGTATCCAGCAACGATTAA
- the tusB gene encoding sulfurtransferase complex subunit TusB, with amino-acid sequence MSTLHTINKSPYSNSSLASCIKICSKSDAILLLEDGVFGALISAPESEQLQQLIHDGTRVFAISADVKARGLTDKLLSSIELIDYNSFVQLTIEHRCVQSWY; translated from the coding sequence ATGAGCACGCTGCACACTATTAACAAATCACCCTACTCGAATAGCTCTCTCGCATCCTGCATAAAGATATGCTCAAAAAGCGATGCCATTTTATTACTGGAGGACGGTGTATTTGGTGCTCTCATATCAGCACCGGAATCTGAACAACTACAACAACTAATACATGATGGAACACGCGTTTTTGCTATTAGTGCCGATGTTAAAGCTCGCGGACTTACTGACAAATTACTGTCTTCAATAGAACTTATTGACTACAACAGTTTTGTTCAATTAACAATTGAGCATCGCTGCGTTCAAAGCTGGTATTAA
- a CDS encoding molecular chaperone DnaJ produces the protein MLNILIFAVIVTSIVIISSRYKKMSTAQQRKTLWRLGTGMFLGLLVILVVTGRMHWIGAAIGAMLPFLRMGAGLLMQALPLWLKHKKEQTQEKTPPNNQSSAMNIGEALEILGLAGDIDKGEVTQDMVQDAHRRLIQKLHPDRGGNDYLAAKINQARDILINKLSGN, from the coding sequence ATGTTGAATATTCTTATTTTTGCGGTGATTGTGACATCGATTGTGATTATCAGCTCACGCTATAAAAAAATGAGCACAGCTCAACAACGCAAAACACTGTGGCGTTTAGGCACAGGCATGTTCCTTGGTTTACTCGTGATTTTGGTGGTAACAGGGCGTATGCATTGGATAGGCGCCGCGATTGGAGCAATGTTGCCTTTTTTACGCATGGGCGCTGGTTTGCTTATGCAGGCATTACCCTTGTGGCTAAAACATAAAAAAGAGCAGACACAAGAAAAAACACCGCCTAATAACCAAAGCAGCGCCATGAACATTGGCGAAGCACTGGAAATTCTTGGCCTCGCAGGTGACATAGACAAAGGTGAAGTGACACAAGATATGGTGCAGGATGCGCACCGCAGGCTAATTCAGAAACTGCATCCCGACAGAGGGGGTAATGATTATCTGGCGGCTAAAATCAATCAGGCGCGCGATATTCTGATTAATAAACTCAGCGGCAACTAA
- a CDS encoding TusE/DsrC/DsvC family sulfur relay protein, giving the protein MHLSIDGHNIALDKDGYLVNLNEWTPEVATLLAEQESIVLTLEHWEIISLLQSFYSEFQISPAMRALVKYTEKQLGSEKGKSIYLLSLFPPSPAKIASKIAGLPRPTNCL; this is encoded by the coding sequence ATGCATTTGAGTATAGACGGGCACAATATAGCACTGGACAAAGATGGCTATCTTGTAAATTTAAATGAGTGGACACCTGAAGTTGCAACGCTACTAGCCGAGCAAGAGAGTATTGTATTAACACTTGAGCACTGGGAAATTATTAGCTTATTACAATCGTTTTACAGCGAATTTCAAATCTCCCCAGCAATGAGAGCACTCGTAAAATATACAGAAAAACAGCTTGGATCCGAAAAAGGTAAAAGTATTTATTTGCTCTCTCTCTTTCCGCCAAGCCCCGCCAAAATTGCCAGCAAAATTGCCGGACTGCCGCGCCCGACAAATTGCCTGTAA
- a CDS encoding carbon-nitrogen hydrolase → MHNERLKINLHVGIIQQTCSADLAANFAKTLHNIRTLAAQGAELIVLQELHRGLYFCQQEISDHFDQAETIPGPSTTALGTLARELNIVIVASLFEKRGVGLHHNTAVVIERDGTIAGKYRKMHIPDDPGYYEKFYFTPGDLGFHPIQTSVGSLGILVCWDQWFPEAARLMAMAGADMLIYPTAIGWTPDEDSAEKVRQREAWITVQRAHAIANGLPVISVNRVGHESDPAGGCGLDFWGSSFAVGPQGEFLWSASTDQEELAVVQIDLKRSESVRRMWPYLRDRRIDHYGDLLKIYRD, encoded by the coding sequence ATGCACAATGAGCGTTTAAAAATAAATCTACATGTCGGTATTATTCAGCAAACCTGCAGTGCAGATCTGGCTGCAAATTTTGCCAAAACATTGCACAACATTCGCACCCTTGCTGCACAAGGCGCAGAGTTAATTGTGCTGCAGGAATTACACCGGGGTTTATATTTTTGTCAGCAGGAAATTAGTGATCATTTTGATCAAGCCGAAACAATTCCAGGACCCAGCACAACAGCCTTGGGCACTCTTGCCAGAGAATTAAATATTGTTATCGTCGCCTCACTGTTTGAAAAGCGCGGTGTTGGTTTGCACCATAATACTGCCGTTGTCATAGAGCGTGACGGGACCATCGCAGGAAAATATCGCAAAATGCATATCCCGGATGATCCGGGCTATTACGAAAAATTTTATTTCACTCCTGGCGATTTGGGATTCCATCCCATCCAAACATCGGTTGGAAGCTTGGGTATCCTGGTTTGTTGGGATCAATGGTTTCCCGAAGCGGCACGATTGATGGCCATGGCTGGCGCGGATATGTTGATTTATCCAACCGCAATTGGCTGGACGCCAGATGAAGATTCAGCAGAAAAAGTCCGTCAGCGTGAAGCCTGGATAACAGTTCAGCGGGCACACGCAATTGCAAACGGCTTACCGGTGATCAGTGTCAATCGTGTCGGCCACGAATCCGATCCGGCGGGTGGTTGTGGTTTGGATTTTTGGGGCAGTAGTTTTGCTGTCGGACCGCAGGGCGAATTCTTGTGGTCGGCATCGACAGACCAGGAAGAGCTTGCTGTTGTGCAGATTGACCTGAAGCGCAGCGAATCTGTGCGACGCATGTGGCCTTATTTACGTGATCGTCGTATTGACCATTACGGAGATCTGTTAAAAATTTATCGTGACTGA
- the yajC gene encoding preprotein translocase subunit YajC, with amino-acid sequence MSFFIASAMAQTEAASAPQGNPMITLLMFGGMFLFMYLLIIRPQRKRQKEHQNLVSALAKGDEVIMTSGMLGKITKVDENYVVLETGNNVELKFQKVAVHAVLPKGTIKTIEAA; translated from the coding sequence ATGAGTTTCTTTATAGCATCTGCAATGGCCCAAACTGAGGCTGCTTCTGCGCCACAAGGCAATCCAATGATTACCTTGTTAATGTTTGGCGGCATGTTTTTGTTTATGTACCTGCTCATTATCCGTCCTCAGCGCAAACGTCAAAAAGAGCACCAAAATTTGGTTTCTGCGTTAGCTAAGGGTGATGAAGTGATTATGACTAGCGGAATGCTGGGTAAAATCACCAAGGTTGATGAGAATTATGTGGTTCTTGAAACTGGCAATAATGTTGAGCTCAAGTTCCAAAAGGTTGCGGTGCATGCTGTTTTGCCAAAAGGCACTATCAAAACAATTGAAGCGGCGTAA
- a CDS encoding sodium:alanine symporter family protein, whose product MEFIHKLVVQLNDLVWGVPMLVLILGTGMFLMVMLKGMPILRIALGFRLMWRGRAKEAASSGHVSPFQALMTGLSATVGTGNIAGVATAIFLGGPGALFWMWCTALVGMATKYSEIVLAVHYRDVDANGECSGGPMYAIKNGLGRSWHWLGFVFAVFGGLAGFGIGNMVQSNSMAEVIKTTFGVEHWITAAITTAIVALVILGGIKRIAKVASSLVPFMCIGYIVMSVVVLVLYASQLPAAFGLIFAHAFTPVAATGGFAGAAVMMAIQYGVARGIFSNEAGLGTAGIAQAAATTNSPVRSGLIGMIGTFIDTIVICTMTGLVIVCTGVWDSGERGASLSSAAFEFALPGVGSYLLALALIIFTLTTILGWSYYGERCWMYLVGKKAILPFRVLWVLAVFGGAVFQLDFVWLLADTLNALMAIPNLISLLLLSPVVFKLTKDYFEDNRNGL is encoded by the coding sequence ATGGAGTTTATCCATAAGCTTGTTGTGCAACTGAATGATCTCGTCTGGGGAGTGCCGATGCTGGTACTCATTCTTGGGACGGGTATGTTCCTGATGGTAATGCTGAAAGGCATGCCCATTTTGCGTATTGCATTAGGTTTTCGCCTCATGTGGCGAGGTAGAGCTAAAGAGGCTGCATCATCAGGACATGTAAGTCCATTTCAAGCGCTTATGACTGGCTTGTCAGCAACCGTAGGTACAGGAAATATCGCTGGTGTAGCTACTGCGATTTTTTTGGGTGGGCCGGGAGCTCTTTTCTGGATGTGGTGTACAGCACTGGTGGGGATGGCAACAAAATACTCGGAAATCGTCCTTGCTGTTCATTACCGGGATGTTGATGCAAATGGCGAGTGCAGTGGTGGTCCCATGTATGCCATTAAGAATGGCTTGGGGCGCTCATGGCATTGGCTGGGATTTGTCTTTGCTGTTTTTGGTGGGTTGGCTGGCTTTGGGATCGGCAATATGGTCCAGTCCAATAGTATGGCAGAAGTTATAAAAACAACATTTGGTGTTGAGCATTGGATAACTGCTGCGATTACTACAGCGATTGTTGCATTGGTCATTCTTGGTGGAATTAAGCGTATTGCCAAGGTGGCGTCATCGTTGGTGCCGTTTATGTGCATTGGCTATATTGTAATGTCGGTTGTGGTGCTGGTTTTATACGCATCCCAATTACCTGCTGCGTTTGGCCTTATTTTTGCCCACGCATTTACGCCGGTAGCTGCTACAGGTGGATTTGCAGGTGCTGCCGTTATGATGGCTATACAATATGGCGTTGCCAGGGGAATTTTTTCAAATGAGGCTGGTTTGGGTACTGCCGGTATAGCCCAAGCCGCGGCGACAACAAATAGTCCCGTGCGGTCAGGATTGATTGGGATGATAGGCACTTTTATCGATACCATCGTTATTTGTACCATGACCGGGCTTGTTATTGTGTGCACTGGTGTTTGGGATAGTGGTGAGCGAGGTGCAAGTCTGTCTTCGGCGGCATTTGAATTTGCTTTGCCGGGTGTTGGAAGTTATTTATTGGCACTGGCTTTAATTATATTTACCCTCACCACAATATTGGGGTGGAGTTATTACGGTGAGCGGTGTTGGATGTATTTGGTGGGTAAAAAAGCCATATTGCCGTTCAGGGTCTTGTGGGTTTTGGCGGTTTTTGGTGGTGCAGTGTTTCAGTTAGATTTTGTCTGGTTATTGGCGGACACACTCAATGCATTAATGGCAATCCCAAACTTAATTTCTTTGCTGTTACTTAGTCCTGTCGTTTTTAAGCTGACAAAAGACTATTTTGAAGACAATAGGAATGGATTGTAG
- the bcp gene encoding thioredoxin-dependent thiol peroxidase, with the protein MSLPKIGNLAPAFSLVNQRGEKVSLKDFKGKKNVVLYFYPKASTPGCTVQACGIRDTQSEFAKLDTVVLGVSPDSPGKLQKFIDKYDLNFDLLADEDHAIAETYGVWALKKFMGKESMGILRTSFIIDKEGRLRHIMDKVNTKTHDQDVLAILQNGI; encoded by the coding sequence ATGAGTCTACCTAAGATTGGCAATTTGGCACCGGCATTTTCCCTTGTAAATCAACGCGGTGAAAAAGTGTCGCTAAAAGATTTCAAGGGTAAAAAAAATGTTGTCTTGTACTTTTACCCTAAAGCGTCAACACCCGGTTGTACTGTACAGGCCTGTGGTATCCGCGATACCCAAAGTGAATTTGCAAAACTGGATACTGTCGTATTGGGTGTAAGCCCGGATTCGCCGGGAAAACTACAGAAATTTATAGATAAATATGATTTAAATTTTGATTTGTTGGCCGACGAAGATCATGCCATCGCAGAGACTTATGGTGTATGGGCACTTAAGAAGTTTATGGGCAAGGAGTCCATGGGGATTCTACGTACCAGTTTTATTATCGATAAAGAAGGCCGTCTGCGTCATATTATGGATAAGGTAAATACCAAAACTCATGATCAGGACGTGCTTGCTATTCTCCAAAATGGCATTTGA
- a CDS encoding GGDEF domain-containing protein, with amino-acid sequence MDELLNLRSEVNDLRHQVQTDALTGLYNFRFFSNILPLEMERTRRAAQPLSLIILDIDNFKQFNDRWGHELGNQALVHVSQLIAQTIRKLDFACRFGGEEFAIVLPNTDLYQAINVAERLRFAIDSSPLETGNDLISLTASVGVDEFKSTHTDNPQGFIERVDAWLYQAKKLGRNLVKGPVVSPVDTNTNVTADEKEALFGVFKKPDA; translated from the coding sequence ATGGATGAACTACTAAACCTTCGTAGTGAAGTTAATGATCTTCGGCATCAGGTTCAAACAGATGCGCTCACCGGTTTGTATAACTTCCGTTTTTTTTCCAATATTTTGCCCTTGGAGATGGAGCGAACCCGCCGTGCTGCTCAGCCTTTATCGCTCATTATCCTTGATATAGATAACTTCAAACAATTCAATGATCGCTGGGGGCATGAGCTTGGTAACCAGGCGCTGGTTCATGTTTCCCAATTGATTGCACAGACAATCCGCAAGTTGGATTTTGCATGCCGTTTTGGCGGTGAAGAATTTGCTATCGTATTGCCCAATACCGATTTGTATCAGGCTATCAATGTGGCAGAGCGATTGCGTTTTGCAATCGACAGCAGCCCTTTGGAAACGGGCAATGATTTGATCTCATTAACCGCCAGTGTCGGCGTGGATGAGTTCAAATCGACCCATACTGACAATCCTCAAGGTTTTATTGAGCGCGTTGATGCTTGGTTATATCAAGCCAAAAAGCTGGGGAGAAATTTGGTTAAAGGGCCAGTTGTTTCTCCTGTCGATACGAATACAAATGTTACCGCTGATGAAAAAGAAGCACTGTTCGGTGTATTTAAAAAACCGGATGCCTGA
- a CDS encoding AraC family transcriptional regulator — MIQLQRIYRNNDSSSDNSFVGSEARSYEEYLALAEIPKFEGVSARVIDALKQRVGRDDLSIDRIAEDLKLSKRTLQRRLQNQNANFAQIRDALRFHYAIKYLIGEHMSVDTVSKALDFSDRTSFTNAFKRWTGLSPSVFRKLFRDYA; from the coding sequence ATGATCCAATTACAGCGAATTTACCGAAATAATGACAGCTCGTCAGATAACTCCTTTGTTGGCTCTGAAGCAAGATCCTACGAAGAATATCTGGCTCTTGCTGAGATCCCCAAATTCGAGGGGGTTTCTGCAAGAGTAATCGATGCCCTGAAGCAGCGTGTTGGGCGCGATGATTTGTCTATAGATCGGATTGCAGAAGATCTGAAGTTATCAAAGCGTACATTGCAGCGTCGCCTGCAAAATCAGAACGCTAATTTTGCTCAGATAAGAGATGCCTTGCGGTTCCATTACGCTATCAAGTATCTGATTGGTGAGCATATGAGCGTCGATACTGTGTCCAAGGCGTTGGATTTTTCTGATCGTACAAGTTTTACCAATGCCTTCAAGCGCTGGACAGGGCTTTCTCCGAGTGTATTTAGAAAGCTTTTCCGCGACTACGCGTGA
- a CDS encoding agmatine deiminase family protein: protein MSTQRLPAEWEPQDAVLLTWPHKNTAWNWILEDVTELYEALATVIVDYADVIIALPADMIDEVYGRLEAMGAPMEYIYLYPCDSDDTWARDHGPLTVETENGFTLLDFQFNGWGSKFPHQKDNQLSQQLFALNAFPYATIAAQDWVLEGGSIETDGQGTLLTTSSCLLNKNRNPNLTKDDIETRLKAAFGVRKINWLDHGYLAGDDTDSHIDTLARLCPNNTIVYTACDDEQDEHYAELKKMEEQLKTFTNADGEPYRLLPLPWSGPVLGRDSDERLPSTYANFLVINEAVLVPIYELPMDEDALEVISQAFPGFEILGIPCNALIEQGGSLHCITMQIPEGVLEPL, encoded by the coding sequence ATGTCTACCCAACGATTACCCGCAGAATGGGAGCCACAGGATGCCGTCCTGTTGACCTGGCCTCATAAAAATACCGCTTGGAACTGGATTCTTGAGGATGTCACGGAGTTATACGAAGCCTTGGCCACAGTGATAGTGGATTATGCTGATGTAATTATTGCATTACCTGCCGACATGATTGATGAGGTCTACGGGCGCCTTGAAGCGATGGGGGCTCCCATGGAATATATTTATTTGTACCCTTGTGACAGCGACGACACCTGGGCGCGCGATCATGGCCCGCTCACAGTCGAAACGGAAAATGGCTTCACCTTGCTTGATTTCCAATTCAATGGATGGGGCAGCAAATTTCCACATCAAAAAGACAACCAATTGTCGCAACAATTATTTGCATTGAACGCATTTCCTTACGCAACTATAGCAGCGCAGGATTGGGTACTTGAAGGCGGTTCAATAGAGACTGATGGCCAAGGTACGTTGCTCACCACTTCTTCATGTTTGCTCAATAAAAATCGCAATCCCAACTTAACCAAAGACGATATTGAAACAAGATTGAAAGCGGCATTCGGAGTACGAAAAATCAATTGGCTCGATCATGGGTATCTTGCAGGTGATGATACCGATAGCCACATAGATACCTTGGCGCGGTTATGCCCCAACAACACTATTGTTTACACCGCTTGCGATGACGAACAAGATGAGCATTATGCTGAATTAAAAAAAATGGAGGAGCAGTTAAAAACCTTTACTAATGCCGATGGTGAACCCTACCGTTTATTGCCTTTACCTTGGTCTGGCCCAGTGTTAGGCCGCGACAGCGATGAGCGATTGCCGTCAACCTATGCCAATTTCCTCGTGATCAATGAAGCTGTTCTGGTGCCCATCTATGAGCTACCTATGGATGAGGATGCGTTGGAAGTGATTTCCCAAGCCTTCCCCGGGTTTGAAATTCTGGGCATTCCTTGTAATGCCTTGATAGAGCAGGGCGGTAGTCTTCATTGCATTACCATGCAAATTCCCGAAGGTGTTCTGGAGCCACTCTAA
- the tusC gene encoding sulfurtransferase complex subunit TusC: MNKKLLVISRHAPYGSSLPREALDVALAAAVYDQEIGILFMGDGVFQLLKTQNPSDILQKNLASTLSALSLYGVDNIYVHKESLAERNITINELILSDVAILTSEDVEKLLDQQDHLLSF; this comes from the coding sequence ATGAATAAGAAACTACTGGTGATCAGCCGCCACGCACCCTATGGTAGCAGCCTGCCACGCGAGGCATTGGATGTTGCTCTTGCTGCAGCAGTCTATGATCAAGAGATAGGTATATTATTTATGGGTGATGGCGTGTTCCAGCTACTCAAAACACAGAACCCAAGCGATATATTACAAAAAAATCTCGCATCTACACTGTCAGCATTATCACTTTATGGGGTCGACAACATTTATGTACATAAGGAATCGCTAGCAGAACGCAACATAACAATAAATGAATTAATCCTGAGTGATGTTGCAATATTAACAAGCGAAGATGTAGAAAAACTACTAGACCAACAAGACCATCTACTGAGTTTTTAG
- the tusD gene encoding sulfurtransferase complex subunit TusD has translation MIFSLAVYAAPYSSQASHTAYEFASALLRQGHTLHRVFFYHDGVHTASSLATPPQDEFNLYQAWSSLAAKYDLVICIAAALKRGILNSEEAVRYDKPAHNIADDYSISGLGQLIEAAITSDRIVTFG, from the coding sequence ATGATTTTCTCACTCGCCGTGTATGCAGCCCCCTACTCATCACAAGCGAGCCATACTGCCTACGAATTTGCATCCGCCTTACTTCGCCAGGGGCATACACTACATCGCGTTTTTTTCTATCACGATGGTGTACACACAGCATCATCCTTAGCCACACCTCCACAAGATGAATTTAACCTCTATCAAGCGTGGAGTAGCCTTGCAGCAAAATACGATTTGGTTATCTGCATAGCTGCAGCACTCAAACGAGGGATACTCAATAGCGAGGAAGCGGTGCGGTATGATAAACCTGCACACAATATTGCAGATGATTATTCTATTAGCGGTCTTGGGCAACTCATAGAAGCAGCGATAACCTCTGACCGCATTGTTACATTTGGGTAG